A genomic segment from Saprospiraceae bacterium encodes:
- a CDS encoding tetratricopeptide repeat protein, whose translation MKTFTLLLFFSLLTASLLGQPTPTAAEWQADLRYLQETVHKDYPFLFKKVDAETFDREVETLYKAIPAMEPHEVIVGLARIVSLFQYGHTSIGIAGWWEREAFNFHQLPFNLYQFSDGIYLQGVHKDYEKALGAKLIKIEGVPIEDAIAAIRPVVPVENDQYFKAFGLTLLGTPEVLHAQGITKQLQEKISLTLERDGKTFDLTFAPIKTKTFPGSYSLINGKGDWLDARDNTKTPHYLKNLDRIYYYEYLPEQKAVYVRHSQIQDDAEEAIPAFYERVFDFIEKNDVEKLILDVRLNGGGNNYKNKPVVTGIIRTEKINQVGKLFVIIGRRTFSACQNLVNELHTYTNAIFVGEPTAENINFYGDNRPVTLPNSKIPVRLSFAWWQDKPQWENGPWLAPHLAVDMSFEEYRSNQDPVLEAALHFSDDNFILNPINYFTTLFQTGKLAEIQSEAARMVKDPQYRFFDFNGEFNKVGYNLLGQNQLEPALFVFELNAKLFPDSANAWDSLGEACWKANQIDKAIIHYKKAIALDPNGSVGENARNMLKEIEKGK comes from the coding sequence ATGAAAACCTTTACCTTATTGTTGTTTTTCAGTTTGTTGACTGCAAGTCTATTGGGTCAGCCTACTCCTACCGCTGCAGAATGGCAGGCTGATTTGCGTTATCTGCAGGAAACGGTTCACAAAGATTATCCATTTCTCTTCAAGAAAGTAGATGCCGAGACCTTTGACAGGGAGGTAGAGACATTGTATAAAGCCATTCCAGCAATGGAACCTCACGAAGTGATTGTTGGACTGGCACGTATTGTGTCTTTATTCCAGTATGGCCATACTTCCATTGGAATAGCTGGTTGGTGGGAAAGAGAAGCATTCAACTTTCATCAGTTACCTTTCAATCTTTACCAATTTAGCGATGGTATCTATCTACAAGGTGTTCATAAAGATTATGAAAAGGCGCTGGGAGCGAAGTTGATAAAAATTGAAGGGGTTCCAATAGAAGATGCGATAGCAGCTATACGGCCTGTTGTTCCCGTCGAAAACGACCAGTATTTCAAAGCATTTGGATTGACCTTGCTCGGTACTCCCGAAGTTTTGCATGCACAAGGTATTACCAAGCAGTTACAAGAAAAAATAAGCCTTACACTGGAGCGCGACGGTAAGACCTTTGATTTGACTTTTGCTCCTATAAAAACTAAAACCTTTCCTGGTAGTTATAGCCTAATTAACGGAAAAGGAGATTGGCTAGATGCCAGGGACAACACTAAAACACCCCATTATTTGAAAAACCTGGATCGTATTTACTATTACGAGTACCTTCCAGAACAAAAAGCCGTTTATGTTCGGCACAGTCAAATTCAGGATGATGCGGAGGAAGCTATTCCTGCTTTTTATGAACGCGTTTTTGACTTCATAGAAAAAAATGACGTTGAAAAACTAATCCTGGATGTTCGATTGAATGGAGGGGGGAATAATTACAAAAACAAACCTGTTGTCACAGGAATCATTCGGACGGAAAAAATAAACCAGGTAGGCAAATTATTCGTCATCATCGGTCGGAGGACCTTCTCTGCCTGCCAAAACCTAGTGAATGAGTTGCATACTTACACCAATGCGATTTTTGTAGGAGAACCGACCGCTGAGAACATCAACTTTTATGGCGATAACCGACCTGTAACCTTGCCTAATAGCAAAATCCCCGTTCGGCTATCTTTTGCTTGGTGGCAGGACAAGCCCCAATGGGAAAATGGCCCGTGGCTGGCTCCACACCTGGCCGTAGATATGAGCTTTGAGGAATATCGCTCTAATCAAGACCCCGTTTTGGAGGCCGCCCTGCATTTTTCGGATGACAACTTCATCCTCAACCCAATAAATTATTTTACTACACTTTTTCAGACAGGCAAGTTGGCAGAAATCCAGTCGGAAGCAGCAAGAATGGTAAAAGATCCGCAATATCGTTTTTTCGATTTTAATGGAGAATTCAATAAAGTAGGCTATAACTTACTTGGTCAGAACCAATTAGAACCTGCCCTTTTTGTCTTCGAGCTCAATGCAAAACTATTTCCCGATTCCGCCAATGCCTGGGACAGCCTGGGCGAAGCCTGCTGGAAAGCCAATCAAATCGATAAGGCCATTATCCATTACAAAAAGGCCATCGCTCTGGATCCAAATGGAAGTGTTGGGGAAAACGCACGCAATATGCTGAAGGAAATAGAGAAAGGGAAGTAA
- a CDS encoding DUF6603 domain-containing protein — protein MAEENNQSKDLFRGLLQLFYDLLKPLLTALEDPLARNELLASLGLNSSNDSPQVSGATQSLEDYLSTESAEADPFALASALVDLTQIMLGIKGFIESVKAASDGDDERTASEIITAVLNLLTLDYIRRRAPAVHTTIQLLNVIDTQAIAQGGSVNFFKDVVFGYFKRVGKSLDSFQNEEDATNAADSLFLLFAGLLFGVDVLLKKFQVEDVEIRSDYGYEGFTSSQTPNADKITNRTLTYSVGFPITEDGQGTVFNTLVFVPKDHQGVAVVMDLTGKGKLDVPLGGGKALKFELEASGYFRIGEGAEADLTEGKNKFEIAFEHIFGSNNKWAILDKPIFKFGVKSYKLGFAVKPDDFEVKFFTELLVEFGRGELSGFPYDLLPEKIDEKIPIGIGYSIKRNLFVDGSGTIGANQEPSSGGETGNAALAAEAEAEPDIVAQIAAKLINAINFRIPIHKDIGGVIGFENLYLKTGVQGNFDQLSLETSLDFWLRFGSPLLLNVSRFGLNLNLNKRDDNGGLGGYDLVPKIKPPTGAGVRVDAGVVKGGGFLYFDDEKGEYYGSLELDFKELFTLKAIGLINTIMPDGSKGFSMVIIITAEFSPIQLGLGFTLNGVGGLLGLNRSVEVEALRLGLRTNAIKSILFPEDVIGNIQRIISDLKQIFPIAEDRFVIGLMGKFGWGPSGLISIELGLILELPDPKIILLGVIKAVLPTEETALVRIQVNFLGVLDFQNQFFYFEATLFDSHVVGFPLTGSMAFVVGWGDRALFAISIGGFHPDFTDYPTVPTLPGAFRNMDRLGIQLLADNPRLGIECYMAVTTNSVQFGAKAELLASGPAGFNLYGLLAFDALFIFDPFSFIISLEATLAIRRGTSILFGIHFYGKLSGPTPWHVEGEVSFSIFFFEVSIGFSATWGDPPSEIAAATEDLRALLGKEIADQRNWTVVVPTNNHQYITLRQLDETEAALLIIQPFGQLIFSQQALPLNYKIEKYGEAKPKDADQFSVTKVTIGDSGEEENQATAKVQELFAPGHFTKLSDSQKLSRKSFESLDSGFQLTDSGKIKTPAPHLSPYEVEYELDYTGDDQPANTQLTKIDKGGFKQLSRSAAVSQAAISWLRANNGSLNQPETVELPVAGYTLANTADLSAHLPNFTVGSQAEAFAKYNELVRNQPELATAIQVVETFELAS, from the coding sequence ATGGCAGAAGAAAACAACCAAAGCAAAGATTTGTTCCGTGGCCTACTGCAGCTTTTTTACGACCTGCTGAAGCCACTCCTTACCGCGTTGGAGGACCCCTTGGCCCGGAACGAACTACTCGCCTCCCTAGGGCTCAACAGCAGCAATGATAGTCCTCAGGTTTCGGGCGCCACACAAAGCTTGGAAGATTACCTCAGCACCGAGTCAGCGGAAGCCGACCCCTTTGCTTTGGCTAGCGCCTTGGTTGACCTCACCCAAATCATGTTGGGTATTAAAGGTTTTATTGAAAGTGTAAAAGCGGCCAGTGATGGCGACGACGAACGTACCGCTTCAGAAATCATAACGGCAGTCCTCAACCTGCTCACCCTGGATTACATCCGCCGCCGGGCACCAGCTGTTCACACCACCATCCAGTTATTGAATGTCATTGATACCCAGGCCATCGCGCAGGGTGGCTCCGTCAATTTCTTTAAAGATGTTGTTTTTGGCTATTTCAAAAGAGTAGGGAAAAGCCTGGATAGCTTTCAAAACGAAGAAGATGCTACCAATGCAGCCGACTCGCTTTTTCTATTGTTTGCTGGTTTACTGTTTGGGGTAGATGTGCTCTTGAAAAAATTCCAGGTTGAGGATGTAGAAATACGTTCGGATTATGGCTACGAAGGATTTACTTCCTCTCAAACCCCCAATGCCGACAAGATTACCAACCGCACACTCACTTATTCGGTTGGATTTCCTATAACGGAAGATGGGCAGGGCACGGTTTTTAATACCCTCGTTTTTGTTCCCAAAGACCATCAAGGGGTGGCGGTGGTTATGGATTTGACGGGTAAAGGCAAATTGGATGTGCCATTGGGTGGTGGGAAGGCGCTGAAATTTGAACTGGAAGCTAGTGGTTATTTCCGAATAGGAGAGGGCGCTGAGGCGGACCTTACCGAAGGTAAAAACAAGTTTGAGATTGCTTTTGAACATATTTTTGGCAGTAACAACAAATGGGCCATTCTGGATAAACCCATCTTCAAATTTGGTGTCAAGTCCTATAAACTAGGTTTTGCCGTTAAACCTGACGATTTTGAAGTCAAGTTCTTTACTGAATTGTTGGTCGAGTTTGGGCGTGGTGAATTGTCCGGCTTCCCCTATGATCTTTTGCCCGAAAAGATTGATGAAAAAATACCGATAGGCATTGGTTACTCTATCAAACGCAATCTTTTCGTAGATGGCAGCGGTACGATAGGAGCCAATCAGGAGCCAAGTAGCGGTGGCGAAACCGGCAATGCGGCGCTCGCTGCCGAAGCCGAAGCGGAGCCGGACATAGTGGCGCAAATTGCCGCCAAACTCATCAATGCGATTAATTTTCGCATTCCCATCCATAAAGATATCGGTGGGGTTATCGGTTTTGAAAACCTTTACCTCAAAACAGGCGTCCAGGGCAATTTTGATCAGCTGAGCCTGGAAACTTCGCTGGACTTCTGGCTCCGCTTCGGCTCGCCGCTGTTGCTCAATGTCAGCCGTTTTGGCCTCAATCTCAACCTGAACAAAAGAGATGACAATGGTGGATTGGGCGGCTATGACCTGGTGCCTAAAATAAAACCGCCAACGGGTGCAGGAGTACGTGTCGATGCGGGGGTGGTGAAAGGTGGCGGATTTTTGTACTTCGATGATGAGAAAGGAGAATACTACGGTAGCCTGGAACTCGACTTCAAGGAGCTCTTCACCCTGAAAGCGATTGGCCTGATCAATACCATCATGCCTGATGGTTCCAAGGGCTTCTCTATGGTCATCATTATTACGGCCGAATTCTCACCCATCCAGTTAGGCTTAGGCTTCACGCTCAATGGCGTGGGTGGGCTGTTGGGCCTCAACCGTTCGGTAGAGGTAGAGGCTTTGCGGCTGGGCTTGCGCACCAATGCGATTAAGAGTATCCTATTCCCAGAGGATGTAATAGGCAATATACAACGTATCATCAGCGATCTCAAGCAAATCTTCCCCATTGCCGAAGACCGTTTTGTTATTGGTCTAATGGGAAAATTTGGCTGGGGCCCTAGCGGGCTGATAAGCATAGAACTGGGCCTGATATTGGAATTACCTGATCCCAAAATTATTCTGCTAGGTGTGATTAAAGCGGTTTTGCCGACAGAGGAAACAGCTCTGGTACGAATACAGGTTAACTTTCTGGGTGTGCTGGATTTCCAAAATCAGTTTTTTTACTTTGAGGCAACCTTATTTGATTCGCATGTGGTTGGCTTTCCGCTTACGGGCAGTATGGCCTTTGTCGTCGGCTGGGGAGATCGCGCCCTGTTCGCCATCAGCATTGGCGGGTTTCACCCCGATTTCACCGATTATCCGACCGTGCCAACCTTGCCCGGCGCTTTCCGCAATATGGATCGCCTAGGCATTCAGCTCCTTGCCGATAACCCTCGCTTGGGGATAGAATGTTATATGGCTGTCACGACAAATTCCGTGCAATTTGGCGCAAAGGCAGAGCTCCTCGCTTCAGGCCCGGCGGGTTTCAACCTTTATGGGTTACTCGCTTTTGATGCCTTGTTTATTTTCGATCCTTTTAGTTTTATCATTAGCCTGGAAGCTACGCTTGCCATTAGAAGAGGGACCAGCATTTTATTCGGCATCCATTTTTATGGCAAACTTTCAGGTCCGACACCCTGGCATGTGGAAGGTGAAGTCAGCTTTTCCATTTTCTTCTTTGAAGTATCCATTGGGTTCAGTGCCACATGGGGCGATCCGCCGTCAGAAATTGCGGCAGCTACCGAAGATTTGCGCGCCCTGTTGGGCAAAGAAATAGCGGATCAACGCAATTGGACGGTTGTAGTACCAACGAATAATCACCAGTATATTACCCTGCGTCAATTGGATGAAACAGAAGCAGCTTTACTAATTATCCAACCTTTTGGTCAGCTCATTTTCAGCCAACAGGCCTTACCCTTGAATTATAAGATTGAAAAATACGGAGAAGCTAAACCAAAGGATGCCGACCAATTCAGTGTCACCAAGGTGACGATAGGCGATAGTGGAGAGGAAGAAAACCAGGCGACAGCGAAGGTACAGGAACTTTTTGCCCCTGGACACTTCACCAAACTGAGTGACAGCCAAAAATTATCCCGTAAATCTTTTGAGTCGCTCGATAGTGGGTTTCAATTGACCGATAGTGGGAAAATAAAAACCCCGGCTCCTCACTTGAGCCCCTATGAGGTGGAATACGAACTGGATTATACCGGCGACGACCAGCCTGCGAATACGCAGTTGACCAAAATAGACAAGGGCGGATTTAAACAACTAAGTCGCTCGGCAGCGGTTTCTCAGGCGGCGATTTCCTGGCTTCGCGCCAATAATGGCTCCCTCAACCAGCCGGAAACCGTTGAGCTGCCGGTGGCTGGCTACACCCTGGCCAATACAGCAGATTTGAGTGCCCATTTGCCCAACTTTACGGTGGGGAGCCAAGCAGAAGCCTTTGCCAAATACAACGAATTAGTGCGCAACCAACCCGAATTAGCAACAGCGATACAAGTGGTAGAAACATTTGAGTTAGCATCTTAA
- a CDS encoding NUMOD4 domain-containing protein, translating to MSIQKVKSHFNEEWKDVDFGKETKTCHYKISNFGRIKSIDKVSGSERLVKGSAVRGGLKTLNQKLKDNSTGLIMIHKFVAENFVRGRSEERCCIIHKDYNKGNNYSGNLMWVTQAEWSKHNLASPYRKKERTKTSQDIMNESKVKLLKRALKEGKTKRKVLAKSFGIKENTVYQIQSGRRWGHVKLDEDGEVKSE from the coding sequence ATGAGTATTCAAAAAGTAAAATCCCATTTCAATGAAGAGTGGAAAGATGTCGATTTTGGAAAAGAGACAAAAACCTGCCATTACAAAATCTCCAATTTTGGCCGAATCAAAAGCATTGACAAAGTAAGTGGGTCTGAAAGGTTAGTAAAAGGATCAGCCGTGCGGGGTGGTCTGAAAACGCTAAATCAAAAATTAAAAGACAATAGTACTGGCCTGATTATGATTCATAAGTTTGTGGCCGAAAATTTTGTGCGCGGGCGCTCCGAAGAACGATGCTGTATCATTCACAAGGATTATAACAAGGGTAATAATTATTCCGGAAATTTGATGTGGGTCACCCAAGCGGAATGGAGCAAACACAACTTGGCCAGCCCCTATCGCAAAAAAGAGCGCACCAAGACCAGTCAGGACATCATGAATGAATCTAAAGTCAAGCTGCTGAAGCGAGCGCTCAAAGAAGGTAAAACCAAAAGAAAAGTACTAGCCAAATCTTTTGGCATTAAAGAAAATACAGTTTACCAAATCCAAAGTGGCCGAAGGTGGGGACATGTCAAATTGGATGAAGATGGAGAGGTCAAATCTGAATAA
- a CDS encoding lysophospholipid acyltransferase family protein, with protein sequence MKKAFYWVSSALFLLIFYIVLLLFHPIQWFGKSLGYLPHKRVVDVMLWCINKSLLLTGSILHYSTRTSTVLPHDRPLLIVSNHQSMFDIPAIGWKLRSHHPKYVAKKSLEYGIPSISYNIRHGGSVAIDRGDARQAMKALEAFGQYVSERNFAACIFPEGTRSKDGHLREFKSLGLLKLLQSMPNALVVPVVVQNFWKLERYRLKPVPFGVPLRCTLLEPIERDLSDREIVSLVEERIREAVETWN encoded by the coding sequence ATGAAAAAGGCATTTTACTGGGTATCGAGCGCCCTATTTTTGCTTATCTTCTATATCGTCTTGTTGCTTTTTCATCCCATACAATGGTTCGGCAAATCCTTAGGGTATCTGCCCCACAAAAGGGTGGTAGATGTCATGCTGTGGTGTATCAATAAAAGTTTGCTTTTAACCGGAAGCATCTTGCATTATAGCACAAGGACAAGCACCGTTTTACCTCATGATCGGCCTTTGCTAATTGTGAGCAACCACCAAAGTATGTTTGACATTCCGGCTATAGGCTGGAAGTTGCGAAGCCACCATCCAAAATATGTAGCCAAAAAAAGCCTGGAATATGGCATTCCGAGTATCTCTTATAATATCCGGCATGGTGGATCTGTGGCGATCGACCGGGGTGATGCCAGGCAAGCTATGAAAGCCCTGGAGGCTTTTGGTCAATACGTCAGCGAAAGAAACTTTGCAGCCTGCATTTTTCCAGAAGGCACTCGTTCGAAAGATGGCCACCTCCGCGAATTTAAATCCCTGGGTTTGTTGAAACTCCTGCAAAGCATGCCGAATGCCCTGGTCGTTCCTGTGGTAGTCCAGAACTTCTGGAAACTTGAGCGGTATAGACTGAAACCCGTACCCTTTGGTGTCCCGCTGCGATGCACCTTGCTGGAACCTATCGAACGAGACCTAAGTGATAGGGAAATAGTCAGCTTGGTAGAAGAAAGGATCAGAGAAGCAGTTGAAACATGGAATTGA
- the ppk2 gene encoding polyphosphate kinase 2: MTEFKLSDYYQISTKYWEELYLLQVELLKLQMSIFEQKQRIAILFEGRDAAGKGGAIFRFTQYMNPRQYRVVALGKPTKQERDQWYFQRYIKELPNPGEIVFFDRSWYNRAVVEPVMGFCTNEQYDLFMKQAPLLEQMLVDDGVTIIKFWFSIKIEEQKHRIEERITSPLKRWKVSPVDLLAIEKWHEYTRHKEMMFQKTHQPACPWIIVNGNDKELARLNSIRYVLSQVDYPDKTSNMTPYDPEIVHPFSSF, translated from the coding sequence ATGACTGAATTTAAGCTCAGCGACTACTATCAAATCAGTACCAAGTATTGGGAAGAGCTGTATTTACTTCAGGTAGAGTTGCTAAAACTACAAATGTCGATCTTCGAACAAAAACAACGAATTGCTATTTTATTTGAAGGAAGGGATGCTGCTGGTAAAGGTGGCGCCATTTTCCGTTTCACCCAATACATGAACCCTCGACAATATAGAGTGGTGGCTTTAGGCAAGCCAACTAAACAAGAACGCGACCAATGGTATTTTCAACGATATATAAAAGAATTACCTAATCCCGGCGAAATAGTGTTCTTTGATCGGAGTTGGTACAATCGGGCCGTAGTAGAACCAGTGATGGGCTTTTGCACCAATGAACAATATGACCTATTCATGAAACAGGCGCCCTTACTAGAACAAATGCTGGTTGATGATGGGGTGACGATCATAAAATTTTGGTTTTCCATTAAAATAGAAGAACAAAAACACCGAATAGAAGAGCGCATTACTAGTCCCTTGAAACGGTGGAAGGTAAGCCCCGTTGACCTTTTGGCGATCGAGAAGTGGCATGAATATACTCGACATAAAGAAATGATGTTTCAAAAAACCCATCAACCTGCTTGTCCTTGGATCATCGTCAATGGGAATGATAAAGAATTAGCCCGGCTAAACTCGATCAGGTATGTGCTTAGTCAAGTAGATTATCCCGATAAAACTTCCAATATGACACCATATGACCCTGAGATAGTTCACCCATTTTCAAGTT
- a CDS encoding WD40 repeat domain-containing protein → MLKKIAQLTGHNASIFALSATDSERYFLSGAGDGWVVRWDLENPDMGKLVAKVETQIFSLLYLKGQQKVVVGNMNGGVHWVDLEMPEKTINIAHHQKGVYAIIEIGPYVYTAGGQGMLTRWDKESGRSLESMQVSHQSLRALTYCPQRHELAVGASDHAIYILDADSLVVKKAILKAHDNSVFSLCYNPDGGLLLSGGRDAHLKAWDTQADYLLLSSQPAHLFTLNAIVFHPNGQYFATASRDKNIKIWETATFRLLKVLESYRDESHLNSVNCLYWSGHKNTLISGSDDRSLIVWKEN, encoded by the coding sequence ATGCTAAAAAAAATAGCTCAACTCACGGGCCACAATGCCTCCATCTTTGCCCTCAGCGCCACCGACTCAGAACGTTATTTTTTGTCGGGTGCCGGTGATGGTTGGGTGGTACGTTGGGATTTAGAAAACCCTGATATGGGGAAGCTGGTGGCCAAAGTAGAAACCCAGATTTTTTCCCTACTGTATTTAAAAGGACAACAGAAAGTGGTGGTGGGAAATATGAATGGAGGCGTGCACTGGGTGGATTTGGAGATGCCTGAAAAGACCATCAATATTGCCCATCATCAAAAGGGCGTTTATGCCATTATTGAGATTGGACCATATGTTTATACCGCAGGTGGGCAAGGAATGCTTACCCGGTGGGACAAGGAGAGCGGCCGGAGCCTGGAAAGTATGCAGGTCAGCCACCAGAGCCTGCGCGCCCTGACGTATTGCCCACAACGTCATGAGTTAGCGGTTGGAGCCAGTGACCATGCCATTTACATCCTTGATGCTGATAGTTTGGTGGTCAAAAAAGCCATCCTCAAGGCCCATGATAATTCCGTTTTTTCCCTTTGTTATAACCCAGACGGCGGCTTGCTTCTGAGCGGAGGCCGCGATGCGCACCTCAAGGCCTGGGATACGCAGGCTGATTACCTGTTGTTGTCCAGCCAACCGGCCCATCTTTTTACCCTCAATGCCATTGTTTTCCATCCCAATGGACAGTACTTTGCTACGGCAAGTCGTGATAAAAACATAAAAATTTGGGAAACAGCTACCTTTCGCTTATTGAAAGTACTGGAATCCTATCGCGATGAAAGCCACTTGAATTCTGTCAACTGCCTTTACTGGTCTGGACACAAAAATACCCTCATTTCCGGTAGCGATGATCGTAGCCTTATTGTTTGGAAAGAAAACTAA